In the Natrinema sp. CBA1119 genome, CGAACATCTGGGATTACCGCCGAGACAACGCCGCCGGAATCGCGACGACGCTCACCATCGGCAGCTTCGTGATGATCGTCTCGGCGGTCACCCTCTCCGAGGGGGCCATGACCCTGACAGGACCAGGCGTCCCGCTCGCGGAAATTATCGGCCAAGGCGCGCTCGTCCTGTTCATGGTCGCAGTCCTCTGTGCGACCATCACGTCGGCGACCGGGACGCTGTTCGGTGCCGGATTCATCATTCCGCAGTCGCTCGGGCGACACACGGTCTTCGGTGATACCGCGTTCCGACGAACGGTCATCGCACTGGTCGTCCTCTCGGCTGCGACTGCCCTGCCGATGCTGCTCTACACGGGGTTCGGCCCCGTCGAAATGGCGATCATCATGCCGGCCGTCAACGGCGCGATCGGGCTTCCCCTGACCGTCTTCGCCCTCATCGGTGCCGTGAACAGGTACTACGACATCGAGTGGTACGAGAACGCCGGGTTCCTGGCCGCGGGGATCGTCCTGCTGATCGGGAGCCTCATGACGGTCCAGTCGCTCTACGAGACGATCATCAACATCCTCTAACCGGGGCGACTGTTCCGATCCGGCGGACGCGCGACGCTACGTTTCGGTCGACCCGAACCGGTACCGATCGGGTCGACCGGACGCTATCCTCGCGGTTACGGCTTCGACCGTCTCTCGATCCGGTGCGAAAACGCGAGTATTCTGGGTTCGGACGTTCGGACCCGAAGACAATACTCCGCGATTTGCTCGGTAGCTGACCGAAAGAACTCGAAATCAGAAGAGTTAGTTCGATCGGCATAGACCACTGGATAACTCCTCTGGTTTAATGCTCGGATTGCCCTTCGAACTCTCCCTGGTCCTGTTGCTCGTCTCGATCGCTTTCTTCTCGGGGATCGGCATCACCACCATCGGTCCGGGCGGAATCTTCGTGACGATCGCGCTCTACTCGCTGACGTCGCTGCCCTCGAGCCAAGTCGCCGGCACCGCCCACGCCACGTTCGTCGTCACCGGACTCGTCGGGAGCGCCGCCTACCTCCACTCCGGGGAGATGAACACCGGCGAGAGTCGAGCGATCGCGATCGTCCTCAGCGGCGCGAGTATCCTCGGCGCGCTCGTTGGCGCGTACGTCAACACCTTCGTTCCGCGCTCCGTCTTCGGGCTCCTGCTCGGCGGCGTCGCGACGGCCGTCGGCGGGATCATCCTGTATCGCGAGCGCCGCGGGTTCAGCCCGATCTACGATCTCGAGCCCCTGACTCGAGGCGGCCGGATCGTCCTGGCGGGACTCGGATTCGCCCTCGGCGTCTGCAGCGGCCTGCTGGGGATCGGCGGGCCGGTGCTGGCCGTGCCGGCGCTGGTACTGATCGGCGTTCCGATGTTGCTCGCGGTCGCGGTCGCACAGGTCCAGTCGATCTTCATCGCGACGTTCGCGGCGTCGGGCTATTTCCTGCAGGGAAATGTCCTCGTTCCGCTCGCGGTCGTCATCGGCGTGCCGCTCCTGTTCGGCGTCGTCGTCGGGTGGCGAGTCGCCCACGCCATCGATCCCGAGCGGCTGAAGGTCGCGCTGGGTGTCGTCCTGCTGGGCGTCGGCCCCTATCTCGCCCTGTGAGCGTCGGCCCGTCACGTCGCAGTGAACCAGACTGAAGGCGACGCGCGTGGACGTCGACACATCCCCATGTCACCGCGGATCCTCGTCCCGTTCGACGACTCCGAGCCCGCTCGCGACGCCCTCGAGTACGCGTTCGATCTGTTTCCCGACGGCGAGTTCGTCGCGCTGGCCGTCATCGACACCACCTCGTTGCCGTACATTCCGAACGTCGCGGACGACGCCGAGATGAGCGACGACGCGCGAGCGCTGCTGGACGACGCCGCCGACCAGTTGGCCGCGGCCGAGGCCATCGCCGACGAGCGCGGCGTCGCCGTCGAAACGGGGACGCGAATGGGAACACCGGCCCAGGAGATCCTCGAGTACGCCGAACGCGACCCCGTCGATCACGTCGTTATCGGCAGCCACGGCCGATCCGGTATCGAACGGATCCTGCTGGGCAGCGTCGCCGAGGTGGTCGTCAGACACTCGCCGGTGCCGGTGACGGTCGCTCGATGACGGCGCTGTCGTGCCGTAACTGCTCCGTCGCATCGTCCGCCTCGAGGCCCTGCACACACGGGCCACGGACTCTTTGCGACGAGCGACCGAGATCGACTCGAGAGAACCATGAGCGAGTACGACGGCACGGAAAACCCCGAGACGCCCTGGCGGGACGACGGCGCGTCCGAAGACGACGGCCGCGGCGACGACGAACTGACCGGGAGCGACCGAACGCCGTTCGAACCGAACCCGGGCGAACGCGGGACGCGGCTCGCGGCGGCCGTGGGTCTGCTCGGGCTCGCGGTACTCGTTCAGGCCCTCGTCCTCGAGCTCGCCGCGAGCCAGTTCTGGAACGATGTCTTCGTCGGTGCGACGCTGCTCGTCGCCGGTGCGTACAACTACTATCGCCGATCGAACGAGGAGTTCGGGAGCATCGGCGTCGCGTCCCTCGTCGCCCTCCTCGGCCTGTGGCTCGTCGCCTCGCCGTTCCTGTTGGGGGCCGGGTCGGGCATCGCCGAGACCGCGAGCGACCTCGGCTTCTGGACCGACGTCATCGTCGGATTGCTCGCGTTCGGGATCGGGTCGTACAGCGCCTATGCGATCCGCGATCGGCGTCGCCACGCGGACGTGCGGAGAACGGCGACGTGATCTCTCGCGACCCGACGCCACGGTCGCGTAACCGTCGGTTTCGGTGACTGTGGCACATTCCGGCAAAATCCACTTATCCCCCGTTCTGGTACGGTGATCCGATGTTTCCGCTCGTCGCGATAGCACTCGCTGTCATCGGTGGCGTGGTGGTACTCGAGGTCGTGTCGTACCGAGCGCTCGAACGGATCCCCTCGGTGGCCACCGAGGAGTTCCCCGAGATCGATCGAGAGTTACTGGGGAAGTTCAGTAGTTTCGACCCCGAACTCGGATGGGTGCCCCAGCCTAACCGGGAGAAACAGAAGGACACGGGGGATCACCTCCCGGGCGAGGAGGTCCGGACCACGGTCACGTACTCGACCGACGAGTACGCGAGTCGGGTCTGCCCGGCGAAGGAACGCGATCCCGACGCCGACCACACGGTCTCGACCTACGGTGACTCCTACTGTTTCTGCCGGGAGGTCGACAACGACGAGACCTTTCAGAACTACCTCGCACGGGAACTCGACACCCACGTCGCCAACTACGGCGGCGGCAACTACGGGATCGATCAGGCGCTCATGCGGCTCAAGCGCCAGTATCCCGACGACCCGACCGACCACGTCTTCATGGTCGTCACCGCCTCCTCGATCGCCCGCATCCTCAGCGTCTGGAAACACTACCAGGAGTTCGGCAACATTCTCGCGGTCAAACCCCGATACGTCCTCGAGGACGGCGACCTCGAGCGCGTCGAGAGCCCCGTCGACGAGAAGGAGGAGCTGCTCGACCTCGAGTCGAAGGCCGACTTCCTCCGGGAGTACGACTTCCACTACGAGCACTGGTTCCGACCGCACTTCGCGACGCGGCCGTACACCGCGGACTTCCTCGAGAAGAACGAGCACCTCCGGTACGCCGGCTACACGGCCGGGAAGGAACTCGAGCGCCGTCTCGGCCGGTCGGTTCCGGGAATCGACTTCGACCTGGCCCAGACCCAGTCGGCGCTGCGGTTGGAGCGGCCTCGAGTGCGGTATCACGAGCGACTGTTCGATACCCACGAGGCCCTGTTCGACGCGCTCATCGAGGAGTTCGTCGACTACGCGGACGAGCAGGAGTTCGAGCCGACCTTCGTGATGGTTCAGCAGCTCCGGTACGCGAAGTACGAGTCCGAACACGGCCCGATCTACGGCGACTTGATGGACCGACTCGATGAGAAGTACGATGAACTGACGACGATCGACATGGCGACCCACCTCTCGCCCGACGACGGCGATGTCGAGTCGCTGTACGTCGAGCGCGGGGAGGGGGGTCACTACAGTCCCGAAACGAACGCCGAAATCGCGAACGTGCTGGCCGAGGTCGTCGAGCAGCGAGCAGTCGTGGAATGAATCCCGTCTATCTCGTTGCCGGCATCGTGATCCTCGTCGGGGGGATCGTGGACATCCTCTGGACGACCCTCTGGGTCGACGGGGGCTCCGGTCCGATCTCCGGCCGACTGACGACGGTTATCTGGCGCGGTCTCCGGATCGTAACGCGGGATCACAACAGGGCCCTCAGCCTCGCCGGGCCGATCATCCTCACCTTTACGCTCGCGATGTGGATCGGGCTCATCTGGATCGGCTGGACGCTCATCTTCGCGAGCGAGTCGATGGCCGTGGTGAACTCTCGCACCGGCGGCCCCGCCGACTGGTGGGGGCGGTTCTACTACGTCGCCTACACGATGTTCACCGACGGTAACGGCGACTACACCCCGGTGTACGGCGGTGACGTCTGGGAGGTCGCCAGCGCGTTCACGACGGCTTCGGGCATGGCGTTCGTCACCCTCGGCGTCTCCTACGTGCTCACCGTGCTCGGGGCCGTCTCCGACAAACGCTCCTTCGCCAGCACCGTCACGGGGCTGGGGGACCGAAGCGAAGCGCTCGTCCGAACGGGCTGGACCGGCGAGGACTTTCAGGGCCTCGAGCTGACCGTCGAGTCGCTCGCGTCGGAACTGAGCCTGCTCGCCGAACAGCACAAGTCCTATCCGATCCTCCACTACTATCACAGCGAAGAGGGCGAGCAGGCCTCCGCCGTCGCCGTCCCCATCCTCGACGAAGCGCTCATGCTCTTTCGGTACGGGATTCCCGACGAGCAGAGCCTCGATCCCGCGATCATCGCGAACGGCCGCTCGAGCGCACAGAGTTACCTCGAGACGCTCGACGAATCGTTCATCGAACCCGAGCCGGCGGTCCCGCGCGCGCCGGATCTCGGCCGGCTCCGGGAGGACGACATTCCGACCGTCTCCGACGAGGAGTTCGCCGAGGCCCTCGCGGAGCTGACCGACCGTCGCCGCCGCTTGCTCGCCGTGGTCGAAGCCGACGCCTGGGAGTGGCCGCCGCTCGAGGAGTGAGGCGGTCTGCCGTAGCCGTGTACCGGGCACACTCGCATGGCGGGTCGTGGGTACACCGGAACGACGGATAGTCATCCGTCTGAGCAGGCTCGATATTCATTGCGCTCGGCATCCACGCACTCCGTATGGAGGAGTACGACTTTCTCGTCATCGGCTCCGGCTCCGGCCTCGACGTGGCGAACGCGGCGGCGAACCAGGGACAGTCGGTCGCGGTCGTCGAGAAGGGACGACTCGGCGGCACCTGTCTCAATCGCGGCTGTATCCCGTCGAAGATGCTGCTGTACCACGCCGACGTCATGGAGACGATCGAGCGCGCGGACGAGTTCGGGATCGATGCCACGGTGACCGACGTCCGGTTCGCCGACATCGTCCGCGAGGTCAACGAGGACGTTCGCGGCAGTTCGGACTCGATCCGGCGCGGTCTCAGTTCGTCCGACCGCCACGACCTGTACGAGGCGGAGGGGCGGTTCGTCGACGACCGAACGCTCGAGCTCTCGGGCGGCGCGGCCGACGGCGAACGCGTTCGCGCGGACACCGTCCTCGTGGCGGCGGGTACGCGCCCGGCGATTCCGCCGATCGACGGTATCGAGACCGTCGACTACCTCACCAGTACCGAGGCACTCCAGCTGGAAACCGCGCCGGATCACCTCGTCATCGTCGGCGGCGGCTACATCGCCGCCGAATTGGCGCAGTTCTTCGGCACGTTCGGGAGCGACGTGTCGATCGTCGGCCGTCGACCGAACCTGCTTCCGGATGCCGACGAGGAAGTGGCCGAAGCCCTCACCGAACGCTACGCCGACCGGTTCGACGTGTACACCGGCTACGAAGCGACCGCCGTCTCCGGAGACGCCGGTTCGATCACCGTCGAGGCACGTCCGTTCGCCGACGCGGGCGGCAGTGTCGCGAGTCCGGACGACCCCGTCTCAGTCACCGGCGACGAACTGCTCGTCGCGGCCGGTCGGGTTCCGAACACCGATACGCTGAACGTCGAAGCCGCCGGTATCGAAACCGATCAGGCCGGATTCGTGCAGACAGACGAGTACCTCCGGACGACCGCCGAGGGCGTCTGGG is a window encoding:
- a CDS encoding sulfite exporter TauE/SafE family protein, with translation MLGLPFELSLVLLLVSIAFFSGIGITTIGPGGIFVTIALYSLTSLPSSQVAGTAHATFVVTGLVGSAAYLHSGEMNTGESRAIAIVLSGASILGALVGAYVNTFVPRSVFGLLLGGVATAVGGIILYRERRGFSPIYDLEPLTRGGRIVLAGLGFALGVCSGLLGIGGPVLAVPALVLIGVPMLLAVAVAQVQSIFIATFAASGYFLQGNVLVPLAVVIGVPLLFGVVVGWRVAHAIDPERLKVALGVVLLGVGPYLAL
- a CDS encoding universal stress protein; this translates as MSPRILVPFDDSEPARDALEYAFDLFPDGEFVALAVIDTTSLPYIPNVADDAEMSDDARALLDDAADQLAAAEAIADERGVAVETGTRMGTPAQEILEYAERDPVDHVVIGSHGRSGIERILLGSVAEVVVRHSPVPVTVAR
- a CDS encoding SPW repeat protein, with the translated sequence MSEYDGTENPETPWRDDGASEDDGRGDDELTGSDRTPFEPNPGERGTRLAAAVGLLGLAVLVQALVLELAASQFWNDVFVGATLLVAGAYNYYRRSNEEFGSIGVASLVALLGLWLVASPFLLGAGSGIAETASDLGFWTDVIVGLLAFGIGSYSAYAIRDRRRHADVRRTAT
- a CDS encoding dihydrolipoyl dehydrogenase — encoded protein: MEEYDFLVIGSGSGLDVANAAANQGQSVAVVEKGRLGGTCLNRGCIPSKMLLYHADVMETIERADEFGIDATVTDVRFADIVREVNEDVRGSSDSIRRGLSSSDRHDLYEAEGRFVDDRTLELSGGAADGERVRADTVLVAAGTRPAIPPIDGIETVDYLTSTEALQLETAPDHLVIVGGGYIAAELAQFFGTFGSDVSIVGRRPNLLPDADEEVAEALTERYADRFDVYTGYEATAVSGDAGSITVEARPFADAGGSVASPDDPVSVTGDELLVAAGRVPNTDTLNVEAAGIETDQAGFVQTDEYLRTTAEGVWALGDIVGEYLLKHNANHEAQAVARNLFGDELEPVDYSAMPFAVFVSPEVAGVGLTEQELRATDREYAKRTYRYEETARGSAMKAEGFVKPIIDLEGEVLGCHIIGPEASNLIQEVVVAMTAGSGTVHDIRESVHIHPALSEVVQRAFTGQFTLGEGVDHDHVHDHDHGHDHVHDHDHGHDHDHDQ